The sequence below is a genomic window from Dehalococcoidia bacterium.
CCTCCCGCAGCTCCCGGTGCTCCGCCAGGCGCACCACCGCCTCGCGATAGGTCCAGCCCTCATAGCACATGAGGCAGAGGATGGCCACAAGCTGGGGCTGGGTGTATAGCCGTTTCGAGCGGGGAAGGACGACCCAGGGGCAGCACCGACTCCGCTACCTCCCTGGCCACCCGGGCCAGCCGCACCAGATTCACCTGGGCCATCGCTCTTGCACCACACAGCAGCCGCCCATTTTAGACCCAGCCTGGCCCCTTTTCTACGGTCGTGTCGCTAAAGTTGTGTAGAAAACGAAAGTGACAGGAGGCGACGGATGGAGAAGGAGGAGCTGCGGGAGCTAGCGCGGGAAGCGGTGCACGCCCGCATAAGGGAGGGCGTGAAGGCGGTCATCGAGCAGGTGCTGGAGGAGGAGATGCGGGAGCACCTAGGGGCGGGCCACCGGGAGAGGACGCCCCTCAGGCGGGGGTGGCGCAACGGCCACTACACCAGGGAGCTCATCACCCCTGTGGGCAAGCTGGAGCAGCTGCGGGTGCCCAGGGACCGGGAGGGGGAGTTGGTCACCGAGGTCTTTGAGCGCTACAAGCGGATGACGGGGGATGTGGAGGAGGCAGTGCTAGAGATGTACCTGCAGGGGGTGTCGGTGCGGCGGGTGGCCGAGATAACCCGGGCCCTCTCCCGGGTGAAGGTGGGCAAGGACGCCGTGAGCCGCATCGCCCGGCGCCTCCAGGAGGAGCTGGCCCTCTGGCGGGGGCGGCGGCTGGAGCGGGCCTACCCCTACCTGTTCCTGGACGCCACCTACCTGAAGGTGCAGTGTGGCGAGCGGGTGCGGGAGGTGGCGCTGCTGGTGGCGGTGGGGGTGGACGAGGAGGGCCACCGGGAGGTGCTGGCGGTGGAGGAGGCAGGAGGGGAGCGGCGGGAGGTCTACCGGCAGCTGCTGCGGGGGCTCCTGGACAGGGGGCTGAGAGGTGTGCTGCTGGTGGTGAGCGATGACCATGAAGCCATCAAGCAGGGGGTGGCCAGCGAGCTTGCCGGAGGCGAGATGGCAGCGTTGCCTGGCCCACTTCCAGCGCAACGTGCTGGCCCATGTGCCCATAAGCGAGGCTGGGGAGGTGGCAGCCGACTTCTGGGCCATCTTCGGGGTACGCCGGGAAGAGACGGCACGGGCCCTGGCCCAGGCTTTCCAGGAGCGCTACGGGCGGCGCTACCCCAGGGCGGTGGAGACCCTTATGCGGGGCCTGGACGACGCCCTCACCTACCTGCACTTCCCAGGCCCTCACCACCGCCTCATCAGGACCACCAACCTGCTGGAGCGGCTCTTCCGAGAGCTGAAGCGGCGCACCCAGGTGGTAGGCGTCTTCCCCAACCAGGAGAGCGCCCTGGACCTGGCCACGGCCGTCATCCTGCGGGCCAGCGAGGACTGGGCCCTCAGGAGGTATATGGACATGACACCTCTTAAGGCCCTCTACACAAAGTTCGCGACTTGACCATTCATTGCATTAGCGGTCTAGGGCATTTACAATGGATGGCGATGCTCTGCGGAGGAGGTGTCGCATGCGCCGTATAGCCATAGTCCTCCTGGGTCTTGCCGTGGCGGTCCTGCTGGTGGCCTGCCGCGGTGGTAGGGAGCCGGCGCCGCAGATGCAGAGGGCGCCGGGACAAGTGCAGATCGTCACTATCACCGCCTGGGCGGGTGGCAACCCCCAGACCGAGCGGGGGCGCATCGGCATGCTGGAGAAGGCGGCCGAGAGGCTCAACGCCCAGCTGGAGCGGGAGGGGTCCAACGTGAGGGTGAGGGTGGAGGGGATCCTGGACACGTCGGGGGACATGGCGCGCAAGTTCGTGCTGGCGGCCCAGGCGGGCCAGGCTCCCGACATCGTCAACAGTTCCCACGCGGACATCGCCGCCTGGGCGCAGGCGGGCTTCATAGTCCCCCTGGACCAGTACATCGCCAAGTACCGTGACAGCACAGACCTCAAGGACATGATCCCCAACCTATGGGAGCCCATGCTCTTCCGGGGGGCCACCTGGGGGGTGCCCCAGGACACCGAGGCGCGCCCCCTATACTTCAGCAAGCCCCTTCTGCGGCGTCTGGGCTGGAGCGAGTCGGACATCGAGGCGCTGCCAGACCGCATCCGCAACGGCCAGTTCACCCTCTACGACATGCTGCGGGTGGCCAAGGAGGCCCAGGACCGGGGCGTGGTGCGGCCCGGCTACGGCTATTGGACCCGCCCCGTCTTCGGCGACAACTATTGGGGCGGCGACTTCTACCAGTTCTACGTCGCCTTCGGCGGGAGCCTGTGGGACCCTCAGTCGGGACGCCTGACCGTGGATCGGGAGGCCCTGCGCAAGTTCTTCCAGTTCCACCACGACGCCATCTTCGGCTACGGGGTGACGGCCCGGACCGTCATCGGCGGCACCGAGTGGAAGCAGTGGCACGAGACGGTGAGCCGCGGCGACCAGGTGCTGTTCTGGAACGGCGGCGTCTGGCAGTGGGCCGAGTGGGCCCAGGGCTACCTGGGGGGCGACGAGAGACGATTGTGGGACAACGTGGGCTTCGCCCTCATCCCGGCGGGGGAGCCGGGCCGCCGACCCACCACCCTGTCGCACCCCCTGGCCTACATGGTGACGTCCGAGAAGGCATCGGGCCGGCGCAACCAGGAGCTGGCCTTCCGCCTCATCGCCCTGGCCACCAGCCCTGACCTCAACTCGGAGTACGCCGTCCAGTCCAAGCACCTGGCCATCTTGCGCACCCAGCTCAACGACCCAACCTACACCCGTGACCGGTTCTTGGCTGCCACCAGCTACATGGTGGAGCACGCCTTCTTCCTGCCCAACAACCCGGACTACGGGCGTTTCGACGCCACCCTGGGACGTGTACTGCTGGCCCTCGCGGCAGGGCAGCTGAACGTGGACCAGGCGGTGGAGAGGGCCATAGCCGACCTGCAGTCGGCGGTGCCTGAACTGGTGGTCCGGTAACCCCAGGCTCCCCTTCTGGGCTGTCGGGGACGGGGCAGGCGGTGGCTAGAGGATGATCGAGGGGATGATCGAGGCCTGGACCAGGCTTGTGGCCGCCGCCCCCCGTCCCGCCGCGCTGGGGCGGCGGTGGCTGGGGCCCCTCATGTGTGTCCCTGCTCTAGCCCTGGTGACCGCCTTTCTGGTGGCGCCCGCGGCCCTCACCCTGCACATCAGCATGACGGACATGAGCCTCAGCACCCTTGGCTCCGTCCAATGGGTGGGGCTGGAGAACTACCGTCGCCTCCTGTCGCGGCCCGAGTTGCCCAAGATCGCCCTGAACACCCTGCTGTTCGTGGGCGTGAACCTGGTCATCTTCAACCTCTTCCTGCCCCTGGCTGTGGCTACCCTCACTGCTGCCTGGGAAGAGCGCCTGGGGCGACTGGTGCGGCCCCTGTGGCTCCTGCCGCGGGTGACGCCTTCGGTGGTCTACGCGCTGCTGTGGGTCTGGCTGACGGCGCCCGCCCCCTATGGCACCCTCAACCAGCTCCTGGCGCCTTTGGGCGTGGGTGGGGGTAGTTGGCTTCTGTCCTACCCCTGGCCGGTGGTGATAGTGGCCGACGGGCTGGTGGGGACGTCCTTCGCCACGATCCTGTTCTCCGCCGCCATCAGGGCCGTGCCCCGCGAGCTATGGCTGGCGGCAGCGGCCGACGGCGCCTCCTACTGGCAGACCTTTCGCTACGTGGTGCTGCCGCTCCTGCGGTGGCCCATCATGTTCGTAGCCACCTACCAGGGGCTCTCGCTGCTGGCCTCCTTCGAGTTCGTCCTGCTGCTGACCAACGGGGGTCCCGGCCTTTGGCAGACGGAGGTCTGGTCCCTATACGCCTACCACCAGGCCTTTTCCTATTACACAGGCGGCCTGCAGATGGGCTACGGGGCCGCCATCGCCTCTCTTTTGGTGGGCTTTGGGGCGGTGGTCTCGTTAGTGGCGCTGCGCCTCTTCCGCTTTGCCGAACTCACGGCAGAGCCAAGGCTGAGGGCGGTCTGATGGGCCTGCGACCATCTCGGGGAGTGCGCCTGGTGGCGTCGGGGGCGCTGCTGCTCATCACGGCCCCCCTTCTGGCCCTCTACGCCTGGCTCCCCATTGCCGCCTTCGCCGAGCGGACGGTGGGGTTGCGGCCCGAGGGCTTTACCCTGGAGCACTGGAGGAGGCTGCTGGAACCCCTCGGCGGGGAAACGCTGCTGGGGGCGCTGGCCAGGTCCCTTGTCCTCTCCTCCCTCTACTGCCTGCTGCTGCTAGCCGCGGTGGTGCCGGCTGCGTATGCCCTCTCCCGCCTGTCCCTGCCGGGCCGCAGGGCTCTCCTGGTCCTGTTCTTGCTGTTGCACGCCTTCCCGACCCTCTCCCTCCTGGTGGGCGTCTATCAGGTCCTGCGCTGGTTTGGCCTGTACGACTCCTTGCTGGGGGTGGCCCTCATAAAGGCGGCCTCGGAGGTCTCCCTGGGGGTTTGGGTCCTGAAGGGCTTCTTCGACCGCATCCCGTGGGAGATGGAGGCCGCGGCCCTGGTGGATGGCGGCTCGCGCTGGCTCGCTTTCCGGAGGATATGCCTGCCGCTGGCCCGTCCTGGGCTGTTGGCCGTGGGGGCCTTCGGCTTCCTCTCCGGCTGGAACGAGTTCTTGCTGCCCTACCTGTTCTTGCCCTCCTCCAGCCATTGGACGCTGCCCGTCTACGTCCGCGCCCTCATCGCCGACTTCCGCTTCGTGGACTACGGGGTGGTGGCAGCGGCGTCCCTGGTCTACGCCGCTCCCCCCCTGGCCCTGTTCGCCCTCGGCCAGCGATACTTGTTGCGGGTCTATTCCCTGGGCGGGCGCGTCCAGGCCCAGTAGGTGCCAGCGCTATGCGCCTCGAGCTGCGGGAGCTGAGCAAGCACTACGGTCAGGTCGTGGCCCTGGAGAGGGTGACGCTGACGGTGGAGCCGGGGGAGATCGTGTGTCTGCTGGGGCCATCGGGCAGCGGCAAGACGACGGTGTTGCTGATAGTGGCCGGGCTGGAGGAGCCGACGGCGGGCGAGGTCCGATTCGATGGCAGGGTGGTCAACGGACTGCCCCCCCGTGAGCGGTCGGTGGGCCTGGTCTTCCAGAACTACGCCCTCTACCCCAACATGAGCGTCGGCGAGAACATCGCCTTTCCTCTGCGGCTGAAGGGGGTCGGTAGGGCGGAGCGCGAGCGGAGGGTGATGGAGATCGCCCGCATGCTGGGAATCGACGGCCTCCTGGACAGGCAGCCATCCCAGCTCTCGGGCGGGCAGCAGCAGCGGGTAGCCCTGGCCCGGGCGCTGGCCAAGAGGCCTCGCCTCCTCCTGTTGGATGAGCCCCTCTCCAACCTTGACCCTCTGCTGAGGAGGTCGGCCCGGGAGGAAGTGCGGCTCCTGCAGCGCCGACTAGGCGTCACCACTCTCTGGGTGACCCATGACCAGGACGAGGCCATGACGGTGGCCGACCGGCTGGCGGTGTTGCGGGAGGGAAGGCTGCTCCAGTACGGGAAGCCTTTCGAGGTCTATCGCCGGCCCGTCGACCCCTTTGTGGCGGCGCTCCTCGGGGAGGTGAACTTCCTCCCCGGGCGGCTCCTGCGCGTAGCTGAGGGTTGGTCCCTGCAGGTGGATGGCTGGTCTGACCCCGTTGCCTACTGGGACCGCCCGCCCTGCGACAGCGTCGAGGGGCCGGTGCTGGTGGGCGTGCGACCCGAGGACGTGCGCATCTCGCCAGGAGGGGAGGCCAGGCTGGTGGACCTGAGGCCCTCCCGGGGGGCGCACATCGCCACTTACCGTCAGGGACAGCACCAGGTGAAGGCCCTGGTGGTCGGCCAGGACATGCCGTCTGAGGCCTGTCTGTCCTTTCGTTCAGAGGGCCTCATGCTCTTCCGCTCGGGCCCCTAACGGCAGCCTTCCCCAACACCCCCACCTTCTGCAGCGCCCCCTGGGCCGGGGCCAGCACGGGGGACTTCCCCAGCCGGCAGGGGGCGCGCCTGCAGCGGCCGCCGGCCTCCCACCCTTCCCAGGATTTGGGGGAGGCTCCCTGGGCAGTATAATGAGCGCCGGGGGGTGAAGATGGCACGGGTGCTGATTTTAGGAGGGGGCAGCGGTGGCGTCATCGCCGCCCGCAGGTTTACCCAGTGGGCGCGCCCAGGGGAGGTGCGGGTGACCCTGGTGGACCGCAGCCCCTGGCACGAGTACCGCCCCAGCTACCTGTGGGTGATGATGGGGGTGCGGGAGCCCGACCAGGTACGGCGACCCCTTAAGCTGCTGGAGAAGCGCTACGGCATCGAGGTAGTGCAGGCCACCGTAAGGGCCATCCGACCGGACGAGTCTAAGGTGGACACGGACCAGGGGACCCTGGACTACGATTTCTTGATCGTCGCCCCGGGTTCCGTGCTGAAGGACGACCCCATGGTGCAGGGTGTGGAGGCCCCCTGGGAGCTGGAACACGCCCTGGCCCTGCGCGAGCGCCTGGCCCGTTTCCAGGGGGGAAAGGTGGTGGTGGGCCCCGTTTCCTGGCCCTACCGCTGCCCGCCAGCGCCCTTCGAGGTGGCCTTCATGCTCCGCTACCCGGCTGACCAGCGGCATGTGTGCCAGAAGACGGAGATCACCGTCTTCCACCCCTGGCGGGAGCCTATGGAGACCTTTGGGCCCCTCATGGTCTGGGGCTTCCGAACTTTCCTGGAGCGCTTTCGGGTCCGGTTCGAAGGAGGCTTCGAGCTGGCCGGGCATGACCGCGAACGGCGCGTGCTGCGCGCGAGGGACGGCCGGGAGTTGGAGTACGATCTGGCGGTGGTGGTCCCGCCCCACGAGGCGCCATCCCCCGTGCGCCAATCGCCTCTGGCGACGCCCGCGGGCTACATGCCGTGGAGCTGCCGTCCATGGCCTCCCCACGCTACCCCAATGTCTTCGGCATCGGCGATGTTGTGGCCCCCACCATCGGCCTGGGTATGGCCGGCGTCTTTGCCCATTTCCAGGCCGAGCACGTGGTGACCCGCATCCTGGACCGCGTGCGGGGCGCCTATATGGGCGAGCTGTACACCATGGTGGGCGTCTGCGTTATGGACGTGGGCTACCTGGGGGCTGCCGTCTGGTGCGACTTCACCGACAAGCTCTATGGCCGCGCCCCCTACCCCGACTGCCGCCTTCTGGGGGGGATGCGGGCCTTCCGGGCGGTGAAGGCGGCCTTCGAGCGCTTCTGGTTCGCTAGAACTCATCCCGAAATAACCCTCAAGAGGATGAGGATGCAGGACAGGAGCAGGAAGGCCAGATAGATATGAGCCCTCCGCTCCCAGCGCACCACCAATCGCCGGAAGTTGCCCAGCCAGGCGAAGGCCCTCTCCACTACCCATCGCTCTCGGTAGCCGGAGAGGAGTGGGCCCTATGCTCGTGCAGGTGAGGGGCATCCTCAGGGAGAGGCCCGAGGATGGGGGGACGAGGCCCTTTCGGCTGTGGCAGGGGCTCGCCAGGGCCCGCCCCGAGCCCCATAGCCCCCTGGGCAGGCTCAGGGGCCTGCTCCTGCGTCTCTCGGAGGGCTGGGAGGGCTACTGTCCGCATCGCCGTGACCCCCGGGCGCCCAACACCCTCGTCCCAGCGATCAGGCCATAGGCCGCTTCCGCATCCGGGCCGAGGCCAGGTGGGGCATCCAGTCCTGGGCTGGCCTGGAGGCGGCACTAGCCTCCCCCACCTCAAGGTGGCCTAGAGGCGTCCAGGCCTATACGAGGTCCAGGGCGCCAGCGTTCACCCCTTCCTGCCCAAAAGTCGCCAACCGTACATGTGACAGCAACTTGCACCACCCCCTCTTAACATCGGGAAGGGGGCGTGTCTAGCATCTTGGCAGCTAGTGAATCCTCAACGTGAGGGAAGAGGCCATGATAGAAGGACGCCTTGGGCGCTTGCCCATAAGGCTCTTGGCCCTGGTTGGTGCCATCCTCGTTTTGCTCATTGCCATGGGCCGCCCTCCCGCTGGGCCGTCACCCGCCGCCGCCAGCCACGGGGGCCCCTGGCATGTTGTGCAGCTGGTCAGCGTGGCCTCCGACGGCACCCAGGGTCACAGCCACAGCGCCTTTCCGAGCATCAGCGCCGATGGCCGCTACGTGGCCTTCTCGTCCTTGGTTTCCAACCTGGTGCCTGGGGACACCGATCACTCATGGGAATGGGACGTCTTTGTGGCAGTGCGGGAGTAGGCAGCACCGCCGCCTTGTCAAGCCTGGGACATGGGCATCGCCGAAACCGATGCCTTTGACCCAGAATTCATCTCAAAAGCCTCCAAGCGATGTGAGGAAGGAGGCCAGGTAGACCAGGGCGGCGAAGGTGCTGGAGAGCCTCTCGTAGCGCAGGGCCAGCCAGCGGAACCCTCCCTTGAGCCAGGCGAAGAAGCGCTCCACCGCCCCCTTGGTTACCCTGTAGGTGGCGGGGCAAAGGCGATAGGCCCTACCACGCCTGGGCCACCTCCGCC
It includes:
- a CDS encoding IS256 family transposase; its protein translation is MEKEELRELAREAVHARIREGVKAVIEQVLEEEMREHLGAGHRERTPLRRGWRNGHYTRELITPVGKLEQLRVPRDREGELVTEVFERYKRMTGDVEEAVLEMYLQGVSVRRVAEITRALSRVKVGKDAVSRIARRLQEELALWRGRRLERAYPYLFLDATYLKVQCGERVREVALLVAVGVDEEGHREVLAVEEAGGERREVYRQLLRGLLDRGLRGVLLVVSDDHEAIKQGVASELAGGEMAALPGPLPAQRAGPCAHKRGWGGGSRLLGHLRGTPGRDGTGPGPGFPGALRAALPQGGGDPYAGPGRRPHLPALPRPSPPPHQDHQPAGAALPRAEAAHPGGRRLPQPGERPGPGHGRHPAGQRGLGPQEVYGHDTS
- a CDS encoding extracellular solute-binding protein, with translation MRRIAIVLLGLAVAVLLVACRGGREPAPQMQRAPGQVQIVTITAWAGGNPQTERGRIGMLEKAAERLNAQLEREGSNVRVRVEGILDTSGDMARKFVLAAQAGQAPDIVNSSHADIAAWAQAGFIVPLDQYIAKYRDSTDLKDMIPNLWEPMLFRGATWGVPQDTEARPLYFSKPLLRRLGWSESDIEALPDRIRNGQFTLYDMLRVAKEAQDRGVVRPGYGYWTRPVFGDNYWGGDFYQFYVAFGGSLWDPQSGRLTVDREALRKFFQFHHDAIFGYGVTARTVIGGTEWKQWHETVSRGDQVLFWNGGVWQWAEWAQGYLGGDERRLWDNVGFALIPAGEPGRRPTTLSHPLAYMVTSEKASGRRNQELAFRLIALATSPDLNSEYAVQSKHLAILRTQLNDPTYTRDRFLAATSYMVEHAFFLPNNPDYGRFDATLGRVLLALAAGQLNVDQAVERAIADLQSAVPELVVR
- a CDS encoding sugar ABC transporter permease, yielding MIEGMIEAWTRLVAAAPRPAALGRRWLGPLMCVPALALVTAFLVAPAALTLHISMTDMSLSTLGSVQWVGLENYRRLLSRPELPKIALNTLLFVGVNLVIFNLFLPLAVATLTAAWEERLGRLVRPLWLLPRVTPSVVYALLWVWLTAPAPYGTLNQLLAPLGVGGGSWLLSYPWPVVIVADGLVGTSFATILFSAAIRAVPRELWLAAAADGASYWQTFRYVVLPLLRWPIMFVATYQGLSLLASFEFVLLLTNGGPGLWQTEVWSLYAYHQAFSYYTGGLQMGYGAAIASLLVGFGAVVSLVALRLFRFAELTAEPRLRAV
- a CDS encoding carbohydrate ABC transporter permease, which encodes MGLRPSRGVRLVASGALLLITAPLLALYAWLPIAAFAERTVGLRPEGFTLEHWRRLLEPLGGETLLGALARSLVLSSLYCLLLLAAVVPAAYALSRLSLPGRRALLVLFLLLHAFPTLSLLVGVYQVLRWFGLYDSLLGVALIKAASEVSLGVWVLKGFFDRIPWEMEAAALVDGGSRWLAFRRICLPLARPGLLAVGAFGFLSGWNEFLLPYLFLPSSSHWTLPVYVRALIADFRFVDYGVVAAASLVYAAPPLALFALGQRYLLRVYSLGGRVQAQ
- a CDS encoding transposase; the protein is MPPHQPADGGPPVGGRRGRPRRRPEELCADGAYHTREMRRHLRRRGIGASIPENPRGRRWPRRGRAYRLCPATYRVTKGAVERFFAWLKGGFRWLALRYERLSSTFAALVYLASFLTSLGGF
- a CDS encoding FAD/NAD(P)-binding oxidoreductase encodes the protein MARVLILGGGSGGVIAARRFTQWARPGEVRVTLVDRSPWHEYRPSYLWVMMGVREPDQVRRPLKLLEKRYGIEVVQATVRAIRPDESKVDTDQGTLDYDFLIVAPGSVLKDDPMVQGVEAPWELEHALALRERLARFQGGKVVVGPVSWPYRCPPAPFEVAFMLRYPADQRHVCQKTEITVFHPWREPMETFGPLMVWGFRTFLERFRVRFEGGFELAGHDRERRVLRARDGRELEYDLAVVVPPHEAPSPVRQSPLATPAGYMPWSCRPWPPHATPMSSASAMLWPPPSAWVWPASLPISRPSTW
- a CDS encoding ABC transporter ATP-binding protein, producing MRLELRELSKHYGQVVALERVTLTVEPGEIVCLLGPSGSGKTTVLLIVAGLEEPTAGEVRFDGRVVNGLPPRERSVGLVFQNYALYPNMSVGENIAFPLRLKGVGRAERERRVMEIARMLGIDGLLDRQPSQLSGGQQQRVALARALAKRPRLLLLDEPLSNLDPLLRRSAREEVRLLQRRLGVTTLWVTHDQDEAMTVADRLAVLREGRLLQYGKPFEVYRRPVDPFVAALLGEVNFLPGRLLRVAEGWSLQVDGWSDPVAYWDRPPCDSVEGPVLVGVRPEDVRISPGGEARLVDLRPSRGAHIATYRQGQHQVKALVVGQDMPSEACLSFRSEGLMLFRSGP